A window of Zingiber officinale cultivar Zhangliang chromosome 5A, Zo_v1.1, whole genome shotgun sequence contains these coding sequences:
- the LOC121980266 gene encoding myb family transcription factor IPN2-like — MFPAASRKPPSTSMNSASHERSPMCVQGDSGLVLTTDPKPRLRWTAELHDRFVDAVNQLGGPDKATPKTIMRVMGVKGLTLYHLKSHLQKFRLGKQPHREFNDPSLKEAMDLHRNTASSSRIMGRSMNESLHGTEALRMQMEVHRRLHEQLEVQKHLQIRIEAQGKYMQSILEKAYQTLAADQGLGYNKDQVGGDQVGFVQDTMGFHDLQLFGGGDLHLDNLHQVHLNQPLDHGLYLTPNDHPSSALIGKKIMATSHDPYITNPNEKSPFNWDDEDDDDDNLHVGKQEELHQNIGNIAPGLIDAAAANGRRMVVDVYEAKPMISNAGGSEGSTKMDRPSPLRDHPLSMEGINAMLIGGSFAQ, encoded by the exons ATGTTCCCTGCAGCTTCCAGGAAGCCGCCATCTACTTCTATGAATTCTGCTTCGCATGAGAGGTCTCCCATGTGTGTTCAAGGCGACTCCGGCCTCGTCCTCACCACCGACCCCAAGCCACGCCTCCGCTGGACGGCCGAGCTCCATGACCGCTTCGTCGATGCCGTCAACCAACTCGGTGGCCCAGACA AGGCCACGCCCAAGACGATCATGAGGGTAATGGGGGTCAAAGGTCTTACTCTCTATCACCTTAAGAGCCACCTTCAG AAATTCAGACTCGGGAAGCAGCCGCATAGAGAATTCAACGATCCGTCACTTAAGGAAG CAATGGATCTACATAGAAACACAGCCTCTTCATCCCGAATAATGGGTCGAAGCATGAATGA GAGTTTGCATGGCACAGAAGCCCTCAGAATGCAGATGGAAGTCCATAGAAGATTGCATGAGCAATTAGAG GTTCAGAAACATCTGCAAATAAGGATCGAAGCCCAAGGGAAGTACATGCAAAGCATATTGGAGAAAGCATATCAAACACTCGCAGCAGATCAGGGCTTGGGCTACAACAAAGATCAGGTAGGAGGGGATCAAGTAGGGTTTGTTCAAGACACCATGGGCTTCCACGATCTGCAACTTTTCGGTGGCGGAGACCTGCATCTTGATAACCTGCACCAAGTGCACTTGAATCAACCTCTTGATCACGGCCTCTACTTGACTCCCAACGACCACCCTAGCTCAGCCCTGATCGGTAAGAAAATTATGGCTACGTCTCATGATCCCTACATTACTAACCCTAACGAGAAGAGCCCGTTTAATTGGGATGACGAGGACGACGACGATGATAACCTTCACGTCGGGAAACAAGAAGAGCTTCATCAGAACATTGGCAATATTGCACCGGGGTTGATCGATGCTGCCGCCGCCAACGGCCGGCGCATGGTCGTCGATGTCTATGAGGCAAAACCAATGATCTCGAATGCGGGCGGCTCGGAGGGATCCACAAAAATGGATAGACCATCTCCATTGCGAGATCACCCTCTTTCCATGGAAGGTATCAACGCCATGTTAATAGGAGGCAGCTTTGCCCAGTGA
- the LOC121980264 gene encoding probable indole-3-acetic acid-amido synthetase GH3.6 yields MAASSGAVEVFEGSTRDAHRIQMQTLRSILERNAAVGYLRRFLCGDAGFPDPAQADPAHTAAAFRRLVPLSSYDDYADLIDRIADGAEPPTALSVDPLLCFFNSSGTSTSNPKLIPYFDSSLAKSASSVAHQTSSALLQRLFPPRRSANKVLWFLYAGNVTATEAGYKVMAASAFPFHNNTPTPSPLLSMCVSPREVIVGADTLQQMYCHLLCGLSLSASVDCIRAPYAAGLIRAIRMLESKWMQLCDDIEYGSLSSEITEPSMRVAVQELLGAPQPELATRIREICMRNNWRGILCRLWPKLCYIACVSTGSMEQYFSLIKHYAGDNLPLLGGDYFASECPIGINMDRSCPPATTSFVIIPSAAYFEFLPFELGASPNVQETVDISGVEVQKMYEVVVTTYRGLYRYRLNDVVKVVGFYNSSPRVEFITRAPKEDSEVFTERDLISAMSTLGLMIGDGKGGEIVEFAGYLDPNLDQGHVIIFVELDKDCLFLQRENVDKSIGQLSRCCQSLEACLGSVYKVKRAKGNLGLLELSIVKPGSFEGLARMAIKSGAPANQYKPAKILRTCNFVNLLKENVILSSASEPNI; encoded by the exons ATGGCAGCGTCGTCAGGGGCGGTGGAGGTGTTTGAGGGGTCCACCCGCGACGCCCACCGGATTCAGATGCAGACTCTCCGCTCGATCCTTGAGCGGAACGCCGCCGTTGGCTATCTCCGCCGTTTCCTCTGCGGAGACGCCGGCTTCCCTGATCCCGCCCAGGCTGATCCGGCTCACACCGCCGCAGCTTTCCGCCGCCTAGTCCCGCTCTCCTCCTACGACGACTACGCCGATCTGATCGATCGGATTGCTGACGGCGCCGAGCCGCCCACCGCTCTATCGGTCGATCCCCTTCTCTGCTTCTTCAACAG TTCAGGAACAAGCACATCGAATCCAAAGCTGATTCCTTACTTTGATTCAAGCCTAGCAAAATCTGCTTCTAGTGTAGCACATCAAACCAGCTCGGCCCTTCTCCAAAG GTTATTTCCCCCAAGAAGATCTGCCAACAAAGTTCTATGGTTCCTCTATGCAGGAAATGTAACTGCAACCGAAGCAGGGTACAAGGTGATGGCTGCTTCTGCATTCCCTTTTCACAACAACACCCCAACGCCTTCACCACTGCTCTCAATGTGCGTCAGCCCCCGCGAGGTCATCGTAGGAGCAGACACCCTTCAACAGATGTATTGTCATCTTCTTTGTGGCCTCAGCCTCTCTGCTTCCGTAGACTGCATTCGTGCACCTTATGCAGCTGGCCTCATCAGGGCAATTCGAATGCTGGAATCCAAATGGATGCAGCTTTGTGATGACATTGAATATGGATCACTGAGCTCAGAGATCACAGAGCCTTCCATGAGAGTTGCAGTTCAAGAATTGCTTGGAGCTCCACAGCCAGAGTTGGCTACAAGGATACGAGAAATTTGCATGAGAAATAATTGGCGGGGTATTCTTTGCCGCTTGTGGCCAAAACTTTGTTACATTGCGTGCGTCAGCACAGGAAGCATGGAACAATATTTTTCACTGATAAAGCATTATGCTGGTGATAATTTGCCATTGTTGGGTGGAGATTACTTTGCTTCAGAGTGCCCTATTGGCATCAACATGGATAGAAGTTGCCCACCTGCTACCACAAGTTTTGTGATCATTCCCTCAGCGGCTTACTTTGAGTTCCTCCCTTTCGAGCTTGGAGCTTCACCTAATGTTCAAGAAACAGTAGACATATCTGGTGTAGAGGTACAAAAAATGTATGAGGTGGTGGTGACTACTTACAGAGGACTTTACCGCTACCGCTTGAACGATGTCGTCAAGGTTGTTGGCTTTTATAACTCCTCACCAAGAGTGGAATTCATCACAAGAGCACCAAAAGAAGATTCAGAGGTCTTCACGGAGAGAGATTTGATCTCTGCAATGAGTACTTTGGGGCTTATGATCGGGGATGGAAAGGGAGGAGAAATAGTGGAGTTTGCTGGGTATTTGGACCCCAACTTAGACCAGGGACATGTTATCATCTTTGTGGAGTTGGACAAGGATTGCTTGTTTCTGCAAAGGGAGAATGTGGACAAATCCATTGGACAACTGAGCAGGTGTTGTCAGTCACTTGAAGCTTGTTTAGGGAGTGTTTATAAGGTGAAGAGGGCAAAGGGAAATCTTGGTCTTCTTGAGTTGTCGATAGTGAAACCAGGTAGCTTTGAAGGGTTAGCAAGAATGGCCATCAAGAGTGGAGCACCTGCCAACCAATATAAACCTGCAAAGATACTTCGGACCTGCAATTTTGTAAatttattgaaagaaaatgtcaTATTGAGTAGTGCCAGTGAGCCCAACATCTGA
- the LOC121980263 gene encoding probable LRR receptor-like serine/threonine-protein kinase RKF3 encodes MRRKSSNSSPPFVTMTAPVLFVVFFPLTLLLLPYPTALSQSSSAACQLDFSVINRFVTASSFSSLSGADAQTRCNFILQSLHLVFAQYLLTNSLFHASLATAPACWDDFEAALSPLFPAAPFDVRAGCGFRTDWIAQGCMNLTSRGDFEDRVPRSAIAEIGSYCNQSLHSSLVCVACTASLNRFKAAYLPGPDYGNVSDCNSYPFIYSAAAISGGPSSVDNAYCYFNLSANSTSSPPHSGGGRGAGSSIWIYVVCILLLLLLVFASLIWIRRRRSLRRTPPTPAETRPSRALESISASTTLIKFTYEEIQLATRNFSRDNVIGRGGYGNVFKGVLADGTKVALKRFKNCSASGDTSFAHEVEVIASVRHVNLLALRGYCIATTQMEGHQRIIVCDLMQNGSLHDHLFATEDHRRRLSWPLRQKIAVGTARGLAYLHTGAQPLIIHRDIKASNILLDENFEPKVADFGLAKFTPEGMSHVSTKVAGTLGYVAPEYALYGQLSEKSDVFSFGVLLLELLSGKKAFGSRSDGQAFVVSDWAWSLARRGRALDVIEEGMDELGPREVLEKYVHVAVLCTHHQFHARPAMDQVLKILETDLAMPATDRTFPILSHTENTETSSESGLLSSSPGYRSFTFGKDDTSNDSGIVSESLPGVSKMDKSL; translated from the coding sequence ATGCGTAGAAAAAGTTCCAATAGCTCTCCGCCGTTCGTTACGATGACAGCACCCGTCCTCTTCGTCGTCTTCTTCCCGTTGACACTGCTCCTTCTGCCCTACCCAACTGCTCTCTCCCAAAGTTCCTCCGCCGCCTGCCAGCTCGATTTCTCCGTCATAAACCGCTTCGTCACCGCCTCCTCCTTCTCGTCCCTCTCCGGCGCTGACGCCCAAACCCGCTGCAATTTCATCCTCCAGTCCCTTCACCTAGTCTTCGCCCAATACCTCCTAACGAATTCCCTCTTCCATGCCTCCCTCGCCACCGCTCCAGCTTGTTGGGATGACTTCGAGGCCGCTCTCTCTCCACTCTTCCCCGCCGCTCCGTTCGACGTCCGCGCCGGCTGCGGCTTCCGCACCGACTGGATCGCCCAGGGCTGCATGAATCTCACCTCGCGAGGGGACTTCGAGGACCGCGTCCCGCGCTCCGCCATTGCCGAAATCGGTTCCTACTGCAATCAATCCCTCCACTCCTCTCTAGTCTGCGTCGCTTGCACTGCCAGCCTCAACCGCTTCAAGGCCGCGTACCTTCCCGGGCCCGATTACGGAAACGTCTCCGACTGTAACTCCTACCCCTTCATATACTCTGCCGCCGCCATCAGCGGCGGTCCCTCCAGCGTCGATAATGCTTATTGTTACTTCAACCTCTCCGCTAACTCCACTTCATCCCCGCCCCACTCTGGAGGCGGACGCGGCGCCGGATCGTCCATCTGGATCTACGTCGTTTgcatccttctccttctcctgcTCGTTTTTGCCTCGTTGATCTGGATCCGAAGGCGCCGTTCCCTGCGGAGGACGCCGCCAACACCAGCGGAGACTAGGCCCTCTCGGGCGCTAGAGTCGATCAGCGCGAGCACGACATTAATCAAGTTCACCTACGAGGAAATCCAATTGGCGACCAGAAATTTCTCGAGGGATAACGTCATCGGCCGCGGCGGCTACGGAAACGTCTTCAAGGGCGTCCTGGCGGACGGGACCAAGGTCGCGCTGAAACGCTTCAAAAACTGCTCCGCCTCAGGGGACACGAGCTTCGcccatgaggtggaggtgatcgCCAGCGTCCGCCACGTGAACCTCCTCGCGCTGAGAGGCTACTGCATCGCCACCACCCAGATGGAGGGGCATCAGAGGATCATTGTCTGCGATTTGATGCAGAACGGAAGCCTGCATGACCATTTGTTTGCTACAGAGGATCACCGCCGCCGGTTGAGTTGGCCGCTGCGGCAAAAGATCGCGGTTGGAACGGCACGTGGATTGGCCTACCTCCACACCGGAGCTCAACCATTGATCATCCACAGGGACATAAAGGCGAGTAACATACTTCTGGATGAGAACTTCGAGCCCAAAGTAGCAGACTTTGGGCTGGCAAAGTTTACGCCGGAGGGGATGTCCCATGTCAGCACTAAGGTAGCCGGAACCCTAGGATACGTTGCTCCTGAATACGCCTTGTACGGGCAATTGTCTGAGAAAAGTGATGTTTTTAGCTTCGGAGTGCTGCTGCTCGAGCTCCTCAGTGGAAAGAAGGCATTCGGATCGAGGAGCGATGGACAGGCTTTTGTTGTGAGCGATTGGGCGTGGTCTTTGGCGAGAAGAGGCAGGGCATTGGATGTTATCGAAGAAGGGATGGATGAATTGGGGCCGAGAGAAGTGCTGGAGAAGTACGTTCATGTAGCTGTTCTCTGTACGCATCATCAGTTTCATGCGAGGCCTGCGATGGATCAAGTTCTGAAGATACTGGAGACGGATTTGGCTATGCCTGCGACGGACCGAACCTTTCCCATTCTATCGCACACTGAGAATACTGAAACTAGCAGTGAGTCGGGCCTGCTCTCTAGCTCTCCTGGGTACCGGTCATTTACCTTTGGGAAGGATGATACTTCAAATGATTCGGGAATCGTGTCAGAATCGTTGCCGGGTGTTTCCAAGATGGACAAATCACTTTGA